A single genomic interval of Musa acuminata AAA Group cultivar baxijiao chromosome BXJ3-4, Cavendish_Baxijiao_AAA, whole genome shotgun sequence harbors:
- the LOC135636269 gene encoding putative F-box protein PP2-B12, with the protein MLLPLWKACIYTESPRADSIHPTKPKARFLYFTLLTEGRARNRRRIERDMELGESGIESLPELCVAHSISLTSPRDACRLSAVSAAFRGAATSDTVWDRFLPTDWHSLVSRAVYPVEFSSSSSKRDIFFRLCDPILIDDGKMSFSLDRSSGAKCYMLSARELFITWADTPQYWTWDCLPESRFAEVAELIDVCWLEIRGKIESRMLSQRTTYAAYLIFRISDVSHGLGYPPQEASVKVGGHSSTKTVCLQPSDMLSHMHARRASAMFGYCVRCRRLMMTAEAEEAAEEAEEVDGAPQARNDDWMELELGEFYIDEGDDGEVNISLLEMKGGDWKKGLIIEGIEIRPKNNSFCCLGGD; encoded by the exons ATGCTTCTTCCCCTCTGGAAGGCGTGTATATATACCGAATCCCCGCGGGCTGATTCCATCCATCCAACCAAACCAAAAGCACGCTTCCTTTACTTTACCCTGCTCACAGAAGGGAGAGCGAGGAACAGGCGACGGATCGAGCGCGATATGGAGTTGGGAGAGTCGGGAATCGAGAGTCTTCCGGAGCTCTGCGTCGCTCACTCCATCTCCCTCACGTCGCCCCGGGACGCGTGCCGCTTATCCGCCGTCTCGGCCGCCTTCCGCGGCGCCGCCACTTCTGACACCGTCTGGGACCGTTTCCTGCCCACCGATTGGCATTCGCTCGTCTCCCGCGCTGTCTATCCCGTcgagttctcctcctcttcctccaagcGGGATATCTTCTTTCGCCTCTGCGATCCCATCCTCATCGACGACGGCAAGATG AGTTTCTCACTGGACAGATCGAGCGGGGCCAAGTGCTACATGCTCTCCGCCAGAGAGCTGTTCATTACGTGGGCAGATACTCCGCAGTATTGGACGTGGGATTGCCTACCTGAATCCAG GTTTGCGGAGGTTGCTGAACTGATCGACGTATGCTGGTTGGAGATTCGTGGCAAGATCGAAAGTAGAATGCTTTCTCAGAGAACAACCTACGCTGCCTATCTCATCTTCCGAATCTCCGATGTATCACATGGTCTCGGCTATCCGCCCCAAGAAGCATCAGTGAAGGTCGGAGGGCATTCGTCGACGAAAACGGTGTGTTTGCAGCCAAGTGACATGCTCAGTCATATGCATGCACGGAGGGCCAGTGCTATGTTTGGGTATTGCGTACGCTGCCGCCGGTTGATGATGACTGCGGAAGCTGAGGAAGCAGCAGAGGAAGCCGAAGAAGTGGATGGAGCCCCTCAGGCAAGGAACGATGATTGGATGGAGCTGGAGCTGGGTGAGTTCTACATCGACGAGGGAGATGATGGGGAAGTCAATATAAGCTTGTTGGAGATGAAGGGAGGCGATTGGAAGAAGGGTCTGATCATAGAGGGAATCGAGATAAGGCCTAAAAACAATAG CTTTTGTTGCTTGGGCGGAGATTGA